The stretch of DNA AACTGAGACATTTTCTGATACAAGAAGTGATTCTGGAGGTATTGAAGCAGCTTTCCAGGCTTGAAGCAGAGGAGTTTGATATGTTGGGATGAGTGACTTGTATTGATTTTGAAATGGGAAGCATTCTTCATCGAAAACAACATGGCGAGATATGTAGACTTTTCCCGTAGGTGGATAGAGACATCTATATCCCTTGTACTGAGTGTGATAACCGAGAAAAACACACTGTAATGACCTTGGATCAAACTTGTGAGCAGCCATTGGGCGAAGACAGGGGTAACAAGCAGAGCCAAAAACTCTAAGCATGGAATAGTTTGGTTTCTGTTTGAAAAGAACCTCGTATGGACTGCAGTTATTTAGAGTTGTTGTAGGAAGCAGATTGGTGATGAAACTTGCAGTGAAGAAGGCTTCCACCCAATGATGAAGAGGAGTATGACTATGAAACAACATTGTCAGGCCAAGTTCTACAAGATGTCTGTGTTTACTTTCTGCAACcccattttgttgtggggtATATGGGCAAGATATCCTGTGTAGAATTCCATTTTCAGACAGATGTAGTTTCAGATTGTTGCTAGTGAACTCTCCTCCCCCATCACTCTGAAACATTTTTATCTTAGTCTTGAATTGGTTCTCAACTTGTTTCTGGAACACTTTGAATATAGAGAGGAATTCAGACTTTGTACGCATGGGGTAAAACCAAGTGAATCGAGAAAAATCATCCACAAAAACTGCATAGTATTTAAACCCTTGATTGGATACAACTGGTGATGGTCCCCATAGATCACAATGAATCTTATCTAGAGGACTCAACACTcgagaatctgaagaaaaaaattgaagtcTACTGTTCTTCCCCATCTGGCAAGGCTTACAAATGGAGGTAGTGCTGCTCTTATTCAAACTGATTTCCTTGCTGTTCTTTAATTGTTGGAGAACTTGAGAGTTTGAGTGCCCAAGTCTATGATGCCAAGTGTCTTCAGGAGCTGCACATTGGCGATTAGAGAAGAGAGCTACAAATTCTTGATTCtccaacaaataaaaaccaCTACTTCGAGGACCCTTTGCCACCACCTTCTGAGTGGGTATGTCAACAACACAGACTTTGTTAGCATCAAACCAAACTCCACATGGCAGATCATCACACAATCTTGAGACAGAAACAAGCGATTTTTGCATATCTGGACAGACCAAAACATTGTTTAGAGATATCTTACCTGCCGAGGAAGAGATAGTGGTGGATCCGACATGAGTTATAGGGAGATAGGCTCCATCACCGACCTGAACCGTGTCATTCCCTGTGTAAGTTGTCGCAGATTGCAGGTTTCCAGCAGAAGGAGTAACGTGAGCGGTAGCACCCGAATCTGTGATCCATTCGTTACCATCTGAGACTTGCAGAGAAGAGAACACTTGAGCAATATCAGGCCGTTGATAGTTCTCATCAAATCTGTTCCAGCAGTCAGACGCAAGATGACCAATACGTCCGCAAATCTGACAGATAGGTCTCTCTCCGGAGGCTCTAGGGTTGGATTGATGTTGAGAGAAGCCTCTGCCTCTGGACGAAtaaccaccacgtcctctgtttTGTCCTGAAGACCTTCCCCGACCACGATATCCACCTCGTGATGCATTCCCGTATCCAGTTTGTTGAGCTTGAAAGGCAAGATGTGGTGTAACAGACTCAGGAGCACTGTATGACCGAAGCTTTGTATCGAAGTTTTCAACTTCAGATACAGCATCACCAAAACTAGGAGGAGACGCCTTGCTCAGAGAACTTTGAACAACAGTTGTGATAGGGTCGTAGTCTCGTCCCAAACCATTCAAAAAACCAAATATCTTCAAGGACTCATCGATAGGTTTGCCAATAGAACTCAAAGCATCACAAATAGCTATAAACTCTCTGCAGTAAGCCGCAAaagtcatgtcttttttttctagaaCCCACAAGCTACGGCGAAGAGTAAATTCTCTAGCTATGCTACTCTTATTGAAGTTCTCAGCTAACGACAGCCAAATATCTCTAGATGTGGTGAGGTTGTGAACATACCCGAGCACTTCTTCTGACAAGGTACCAAAGAGCCAGGAGCGGATAAGCTGATCTGTGCAGAACCAAGACTCATACAGTGCGTTGGGAGTCTCTGTGACAGTGTTGCTGGTTGTTGACGAGACGGTACGCGGGGGAGCTGTGATGGCACCATTAACGAACCCAATGAGCTTTTGACAAGATAGGAGAGACTCAAACTGAGTTTTCCACAAAAGATAGTTGGTGTTGTTTAGCTTGATTGTAACTGTACTGGTGACATGGATGTTATCAGGGAAAGGATATGCAGTCGCCATTGAAGAACCTGTGAAGGTTacaatggctctgataccatgaaaatATACTAAGGACTCTgtaaatactctgtttctttattaTAATCTCAAGCTACATTTACAAGATGCAGCTACATTGTCTTATATAGAACAAGAAGAACATTCTAGGCTTAGGTGACTCATGTGTACAGCTGTGAATGGACTAGTCATCATCCCTATCGACAAGAGCATCAAAACGGTTGTTGTGCAGAGACTTTGCAGGTACAGACAAATTTGTCTTGACACAAGGATGTTGACTGGGCTTCTGCATTGGGCTTTTACTTTGCTGGATTTGTTTCAGGCCCAGTACACCTATTTCACCTTCATTCAGTTCAGCGCGAAAGTAAACACAGGATATTAAATACAAAGAATTTATGGATTGGAtggtaatagttttttttacagCATTGGTTTATATggtctattattttttttccaaagtcaTTGATTATCTAACAAAGActgcagcaaaaaaaaaaatttctttcttttatctatcGGAATTGagatttcaaaagttttaatgtccagaaaataaaataatttttaaatttttttttataaattcagaaacaaaatccaaaaccccACTTTTATGGGTTTTTTCTTACAAGTGTTAAgagactttttttcttttattattattaattttttttttgtacagtCAAAATCCAAAACCATAATATGTAGCACATTAGCATAATGTATGtaagtatatatgtaacattGAAAACATGAACAAAACTCTATCGATCGACCCGATCGTTTTCATATATACCCGATCATAGTTCTCACATGCACATTCTAAAGAAGGCAAGTACACATTACTTTATAAGATGGTCATTCCCGTGTTAACTGAATCAAATTCACCATTAACTCTTAACCGCTCATCCAAGATCATAAGATAATCTGTAACACCTATTCATGATTAAGAGTCTCCATAAGGTACTCTTTTTGGCAAAactttcatcaaaatcaaaatggacacttaacttcaaacaaaagaaaacaatcctATAAAAACAATTGATATGAACCACAGAGAATACTATTTTCAGATTTGAGAAATTATTGACATAGATGAGAGATCAGTACAACGTTTAGTGGGATCAGATGTGGCCCCTTTTATAGAACAAGTATCAATGACCCAAGAATTGGACTACAAAATCTTCAGTGggtccaatttttgtttttcaccaCACCACCAATGTCATACATCTACTGTTGCcacttatataataatattcatatagCTTGGAGGGATAACTTGCATACTAATCTTTTCAGAAAATGTATTTACAaatgcacatatatataaaatgtagaTATTAATTAGAATatgattttctataattaatgAGAAAATTAACCACCAATGCGCATTTATTTATCTTGTGTGTGAAATGGCTTTTTATCCTCTAGTCACATCACACAAAATTTCAGAATATAACGCACACCAAAGTATAGAACAATTTCAAACTTTCATTCTTTCAAATTGAGCTTTATGTGAAAACATGAGTTGGGTTTTCAAATcggtaaagaaaagaaaaaaaatggaatattgTAAGAGAGCTAGCCAGTATTCTTTTTGTGTCATGAGCATATTTAGGGgtctaaattaatatatttaagttaAAATTGGGCAAATATTGAAATATAGTAAAGTTAAGGGGTGGGAtctgatgagttgttggaagAACACATGCATGAGTTGTTTGGGCTTTAAAATCACTTCAAATAATTGTCTGTTTTGTAGGGCACAATGTGTCCTATGTTAGGTGTAATCGAAACCCCTTCCATAAACAGCTTGAGTAAACACTTATGTTTTAATCCCTACAATTCTTCATTGCAAGTAttcaatacatatataaaaccattcacttaagatatataaattcttttatattaaGATTAAATAGATGATGTTtcccttatatttttttttaagatcaaaatcgaatataaaatattatagatcCTTTCTATCcaaaaattttcagtttttttttttaaaaataaataataatattgtctATATATGTAGAAGTAGAAGCCTGCGATTGCAAATGTGAAGTAGTTTGAGTGTGAAAAACTGAATATAGTCCACAAGAATAATTCAATATGTCATTCATTTTTAAGTAAGAGTTTAGGGCACTTAAAACCCTTAATGGGTCCAAAATATTTGAGAGTAGACCTAGCATATCAATAAGTCAGATTTGTCCATGATGTGTGTCTACAAAAATATTAGATATCTCACTTTATGTGATCATTAGTTTACTCATAATACATTCTCCATTCTCTTAAAAGATCCCCAAttcaaaaatctaaactaaattttgatGTATTCTATAAAAAACCGACTTATCTAAAATTCTAAACGAgtatatatgagttttttttatttttttctttttttttctgaatgcAACCCTCTTAAGGATTTTCCAGTCGATAGGTTTGTGCCTCTATTTGGAACTGTTGTAAATCAGCAATGGCTTGTCCGGTGGTTTTGGAGCTTCAGCAGTCGGCGGTGAGTGCATATGCTAGTTTCTCTCCCAAGTCTGTATCCCTTTGTTGGACTTTTCGTTTTCTTTATGTTGGGCCTTGGCCCTTTTTtagcttttgtatttttcttatgttttttattaataaagaaaccaaaaaaaattcaaatttcgtattttttttttttgttttttgaaaagcCAAACTTTTTCGTCTCCCTCCGGCGAATAAAGCGAGTCACAGGAAACTAGCCGACGATTGAAGAAGTGACAAATCCGGTGAAAGTTTCGCGATCTGAAACACAAGTCAACACCGAGTTGACCAGtgagagagactgagagagtTTAGTGGTGGTGTGGTGATGGAGGAAGATGAGCAGCCAAGAGGTGAGTTTCGCGGCGACGGCGAGTCTGAGCCTAACCACCAGAAGAAATCTGGAACTCCGAGGCTTTACATCAAAGAGCTTGTGATGAGGAACTTCAAATCTTATGCTGGTGAACAACGCGTCGGTCCTTTCCACAAGGTTAGGGTTTTTACATTTCCTCAATTTCATTTTCCAAAATTGAAGCTGATTAGGTTTGGGTTTTATCGCGTTTTCTTGAATTCGAAAGTTTTGTTAACTGGGTTGTTGAAATTCAGAGTTTCTCTGCGGTGGTTGGACCTAATGGGAGTGGGAAGAGTAATGTGATAGATGCAATGCTTTTTGTGTTTGGGAAACGAGCTAAGCAGGTAAGTAGTACTCTTTTATCTTAGTTATGCTCTTTCGATTAAGTTTTGTTTGAGTAATCTTATGTTTTCGTTGCTGTCAGATGCGGCTGAACAAAGTTTCAGAGCTAATTCACAACTCAACTAATCACCAGAACTTGGATAGTGCTGGAGTCTCTGTACAGTTTGAAGAGATTATCGATTTGGTAAAACGTTGTTGTGtgcttaatttttatttggatacCTTATTATGAATATATCTTTCAATTCTGTTTGAAAGTTTCTGAAGTTTTTGACTTTCCAGtctctttcattttcattgACTTTGGATAAGATTTGTAGTGATGTGAACTGTTGTTTTGAACTAATACAGGAAGATGGAACTTATGAGACTGTTCCTGGAAGTGATTTCATGATTACCCGGGTTGCATTCCGTGATAATTCGTCCAAGTATTATATTAATGACAGGTCGAGCAATTTCACTGAA from Camelina sativa cultivar DH55 chromosome 9, Cs, whole genome shotgun sequence encodes:
- the LOC109126555 gene encoding uncharacterized protein LOC109126555; translation: MATAYPFPDNIHVTSTVTIKLNNTNYLLWKTQFESLLSCQKLIGFVNGAITAPPRTVSSTTSNTVTETPNALYESWFCTDQLIRSWLFGTLSEEVLGYVHNLTTSRDIWLSLAENFNKSSIAREFTLRRSLWVLEKKDMTFAAYCREFIAICDALSSIGKPIDESLKIFGFLNGLGRDYDPITTVVQSSLSKASPPSFGDAVSEVENFDTKLRSYSAPESVTPHLAFQAQQTGYGNASRGGYRGRGRSSGQNRGRGGYSSRGRGFSQHQSNPRASGERPICQICGRIGHLASDCWNRFDENYQRPDIAQVFSSLQVSDGNEWITDSGATAHVTPSAGNLQSATTYTGNDTVQVGDGAYLPITHVGSTTISSSAEGGGKGSSK